In one window of Oryzias melastigma strain HK-1 linkage group LG5, ASM292280v2, whole genome shotgun sequence DNA:
- the elk4 gene encoding ETS domain-containing protein Elk-4 has translation MDNSVTLWQFLLQLLLDSSNQQLIRWTNEEGEFKLLQAEEVARLWGARKNKPNMNYDKLSRALRYYYDKNIIKKVNGQKFVYRFVSYPDILKGDPTRPEDALTAKRVDGSLQEAELADRSRVAAAAAAAAALGSSSKQSNRNDYIHSGLYTSFHLNSLQNGRQLFKSIKMENPAEKMAEKRLLAITSQGPESLRQQSPPLSSVIKFGNSPPKPAPLPPQAATEPGLIPNSADPLPPPREEDAATHSSLQHQVYSFESGRQSEAPFGLADMSSASASPSLVQDSPEEMGIPSDLEINSSQPEDATEQDKVDGGIIQSGDEISLVDADTSSSSASSSTAASTLSSGKTRKPPRVLQISPPTLLVTASDFSPMNNCSPSLPTPSLTPAMLQTPTILLTPSPLLSNIHFWSTLSPVAPLSPATRRQGGHLFQFPSVLTPQFQIPIHSLDGTNTPGPISPDAHKT, from the exons ATGGACAACTCTGTCACCCTGTGGCAGtttctccttcagctcctcctggACTCCAGCAATCAGCAGCTGATCCGATGGACCAACGAGGAGGGGGAGTTCAAGCTGCTGCAGGCGGAGGAGGTGGCCCGGCTGTGGGGAGCCCGCAAGAACAAGCCCAACATGAACTACGACAAGCTCAGCCGGGCCCTCAGATACTACTACGACAAG AACATCATCAAGAAGGTGAACGGTCAGAAGTTCGTCTACCGCTTCGTGTCCTATCCTGACATCCTGAAAGGAGATCCGACTCGGCCGGAGGACGCCCTCACAGCCAAGAGGGTGGACGGCAGCCTGCAGGAGGCGGAGCTCGCCGACAGATCCAgggtggcggcggcggcagcagcagcagcagctctgggttCCAGCAGCAAGCAGTCCAACCGCAACGACTACATCCACTCGGGCTTGTACACCTCCTTCCACCTCAACTCCCTGCAGAACGGGCGCCAGCTCTTCAAGTCCATCAAAATGGAGAACCCGGCGGAGAAGATGGCCGAGAAGAGGCTGCTCGCCATCACCTCACAGGGTCCGGAGTCTCTGCGACAACAGTCTCCGCCCCTCTCATCTGTCATCAAATTTGGAAACAGCCCCCCGAAGCCGGCGCCGCTTCCCCCTCAGGCTGCCACAGAACCCGGCTTGATACCCAACAGCGCCGATCCTTTACCGCCTCCGAGGGAGGAAGACGCCGCCACACACTCCTCCCTGCAGCATCAGGTCTACTCCTTCGAAAGCGGCCGCCAGTCAGAAGCGCCCTTCGGCCTGGCGGACATGAGCTCCGCCAGCGCCTCCCCGAGCCTCGTGCAGGATTCCCCAGAGGAGATGGGGATCCCGAGCGACTTAGAGATCAACTCCTCCCAGCCTGAAGACGCTACGGAGCAGGACAAG GTGGACGGCGGCATCATTCAGTCCGGAGACGAGATCAGTTTGGTGGACGCAGACACCAGCTCGTCGTCAGCGAGCAGCAGCACAGCAGCCAGCACTCTGAGTTCTGGGAAGACGCGCAAACCTCCCAGAGTCCTGCAGATCAGTCCCCCCACTCTGCTGGTCACCGCCTCGGACTTCTCCCCCATGAACAACTGCAGCCCGTCGCTCCCCACCCCCTCCCTGACGCCCGCCATGCTGCAG ACTCCGACCATCCTGCTGACTCCCAGTCCTCTGCTGTCGAACATCCACTTCTGGAGCACGCTCAGTCCGGTCGCCCCCCTCAGTCCGGCCACGCGGCGCCAGGGTGGTCACCTATTCCAG TTCCCCTCCGTCCTCACCCCCCAGTTCCAGATCCCGATCCACAGTTTGGATGGAACCAACACGCCCGGTCCCATTTCTCCTGACGCTCACAAAACATAG